A single region of the Podospora pseudopauciseta strain CBS 411.78 chromosome 1, whole genome shotgun sequence genome encodes:
- a CDS encoding hypothetical protein (COG:F; EggNog:ENOG503PFNG): MASQEATSQATPQKIVVASLNPVKTGAVLEGFTRMFPGGAYQVSGVSVPSDVPDQPLSDQETLQGALNRIKNARSLEPDADFWVGVEGGVNPEGETFQSFAWIAVESKEGRTGKARTATYYVAQETANLIGGGMELGHADDLIFGKTNSKQHSGSVGILTDDVVTRTSYYIQAVILALIPFKNTQLTFSSNKSG; the protein is encoded by the coding sequence CGCTGAATCCCGTCAAAACCGGTGCCGTTCTCGAGGGCTTTACGCGCATGTTTCCCGGCGGAGCATACCAAGTATCTGGAGTTAGTGTCCCCTCAGACGTGCCAGACCAGCCACTTTCAGACCAAGAGACCCTCCAAGGTGCCCTCAACCGCATAAAAAACGCTCGCTCGCTTGAACCCGATGCCGACTTCTgggtgggggtggaaggaggcGTTAACCCCGAGGGCGAGACGTTCCAGTCTTTTGCTTGGATTGCCGTGGAGAGCAAGGAGGGCCGTACCGGCAAGGCGCGCACCGCAACGTACTATGTTGCTCAAGAAACGGCCAATCTGATCGGTGGAGGGATGGAGTTGGGCCACGCAGATGATCTGATTTTTGGGAAGACAAACTCCAAACAGCACAGCGGTTCGGTGGGCATCTTGACAGACGATGTGGTCACCAGAACTTCGTATTATATTCAGGCTGTCATCTTGGCCTTGATACCGTTCAAGAACACCCAGTTGACATTTTCATCGAACAAGAGTGGTTAG